A genomic window from Papaver somniferum cultivar HN1 unplaced genomic scaffold, ASM357369v1 unplaced-scaffold_15, whole genome shotgun sequence includes:
- the LOC113335795 gene encoding molybdate transporter 2-like has translation MESQEETARTPLLLNPSRWRSYITRSSNFNLKTNIWSELGGSVGDLGTYIPIVLALSLVNHLDLGTTLIFTAFYNIVTGFLFGIPMPVQPMKSIAAVAISESQTHLTIPQIMAAGISTASVLLILGATGLMSVFYKFIPLPVVRGVQLSQGLAFAFTAIKYIRYDQNFTTGKSGLARPWLGLDGLVLSLSAILFIILVTGAGGDDDVNQNSPIPQSEQPDSSSSNGSRRRGDRRLRILKAIPAALIVFLFGLLLCFVRDPSIVKSLKFGPSKIGIVKITWEDWKIGFVRAAIPQIPLSVLNSVIAVCKLSTDLFPDREVTAASVSVSVGLMNLVGCWFGAMPCCHGAGGLAGQYRFGGRSGASVLFLGIGKLILGLVFGNSFVRILSEFPIGILGVMLLFSGIELAMASRDMKSKEESFVMLVCAAVSLTGSSAALGFGVGIVVFVLMKLRNMDFSSGWFPKCESSSVDATS, from the coding sequence ATGGAGTCCCAAGAAGAAACAGCAAGAACACCACTCCTCCTGAACCCAAGTAGATGGAGAAGCTACATCACCCGTTCATCAAATTTCAATCTGAAAACAAACATATGGTCAGAACTAGGAGGTTCAGTTGGTGATTTAGGAACTTACATACCAATTGTACTAGCTTTATCACTAGTCAATCATCTTGATTTAGGTACAACTTTGATCTTCACTGCTTTTTACAATATTGTAACTGGGTTTCTTTTTGGTATTCCGATGCCAGTTCAACCTATGAAATCAATagctgctgttgcgatttctgaATCTCAAACTCATCTTACTATACCTCAAATCATGGCTGCTGGTATTTCTACCGCTTCTGTTCTTTTAATTCTTGGAGCTACTGGCCTCATGTctgttttttataagttcatTCCGTTGCCGGTTGTCCGCGGTGTTCAGCTCTCGCAAGGTCTTGCATTTGCGTTTACTGCGATTAAATACATTCGTTATGATCAGAATTTTACAACAGGGAAATCGGGTTTGGCACGTCCCTGGCTTGGTCTTGATGGATTAGTTCTGTCTCTGTCTGCAATTCTCTTTATAATCCTAGTCACCGGTgccggtggtgatgatgatgttaaCCAGAATTCACCAATTCCGCAATCAGAACAACCGGATAGTAGTTCGTCAAACGGATCTCGCCGTCGTGGTGATCGGAGATTGAGAATCTTAAAAGCAATTCCAGCTGCTCTTATAGTATTCCTATTTGGATTGTTACTCTGTTTTGTCAGAGATCCAAGTATTGTGAAGAGTCTAAAATTTGGTCCGTCTAAAATTGGTATTGTGAAAATTACATGGGAAGATTGGAAAATCGGGTTTGTCAGAGCTGCAATTCCACAAATTCCCTTGTCAGTTTTGAATTCAGTAATTGCAGTATGCAAATTATCTACTGATTTGTTCCCTGACAGAGAAGTAACTGCAGCTTCTGTCTCAGTAAGTGTTGGTCTGATGAACTTAGTTGGATGCTGGTTTGGTGCAATGCCATGTTGCCATGGTGCGGGTGGATTAGCAGGACAGTATAGATTTGGTGGAAGAAGTGGTGCTTCTGTTCTGTTTCTGGGTATTGGGAAATTGATTTTGGGTCTTGTTTTTGGGAATTCGTTTGTGAGGATTTTGTCAGAGTTTCCAATTGGGATTTTGGGTgtaatgttgttgttttctggGATTGAATTAGCAATGGCATCTAGAGATATGAAGAGTAAAGAAGAATCATTTGTCATGTTGGTCTGTGCTGCTGTTTCTTTGACAGGGTCTAGTGCTGCTTTGGGTTTTGGTGTTGGGATTGTTGTGTTTGTGTTGATGAAATTGAGGAACATGGATTTCAGCTCTGGTTGGTTTCCCAAATGTGAATCTTCTTCCGTGGATGCTACTAGTTAA